One Natrinema salaciae genomic region harbors:
- a CDS encoding AMP-dependent synthetase/ligase codes for MNWRDAEREYEDEVIGETTLARLFEDSAERNANRPAQKYKGGIYDRSLTESVVPAATPGEYRTLSYAEMRDIVRTLSAGFRELGVETGDRIGLFSNTRMEWAQSDFALLGAGAVVTTVYTSSSPDQVRYLLDDPDADGVVVENEELLETVVAVEDDLDLEFIVSMDELDGYDDRDDVLTLGDVYAIGEEQFDLERYEERIDETELDDLASLIYTSGTTGQPKGVQLTHGNFRANVNGIRKRVGPRPDKPDDVPVLDDESLAMSYLPLAHVFERTAGHFVLFASGACVAYAESPDTLQEDFSTVSPTAATSVPRVYEKIYDGIREQASESAAKERIFEWATDVGVEYQRTDSPGPILKAKQALADKLVFSTVREALGGEIEFLISGGGSLSPELCRLYHAMGLPIYEGYGLTETAPVVTSNPPEATKIGTIGPALVNVDLRVDESVADQSAFDDDPGDVGELLVKGPNVTQGYWNKPGATEGAFTEDGWFRTGDIVHLRPDGYLEFRDRAKQIIVLSTGKNVAPGPIEDAFAASEVVEQAMVVGDGEKFIGALLVPNTNHVREWAEAEDIDLPDDPQAMCDDERVREYVRQEVDRANEHFEKHETIKQFELVPQEFTEENDMLTPTMKKKRRVILERFEDRVDRIYTDA; via the coding sequence ATGAACTGGCGGGATGCCGAACGAGAGTACGAGGACGAGGTAATCGGGGAGACGACGCTCGCGCGGCTGTTCGAGGACTCGGCCGAGCGCAACGCGAATCGGCCAGCACAGAAGTACAAGGGTGGGATCTACGACCGATCGCTGACCGAGTCGGTCGTTCCCGCCGCGACCCCCGGCGAGTATCGGACGCTCTCCTACGCCGAGATGCGCGATATCGTCCGGACGCTCTCGGCCGGCTTTCGCGAACTGGGCGTCGAAACGGGTGACCGAATCGGGCTCTTCTCGAACACGCGCATGGAGTGGGCCCAATCGGACTTCGCGTTGCTGGGTGCCGGCGCGGTCGTCACGACCGTTTACACGAGTTCCTCGCCCGACCAGGTCCGGTACCTGCTCGACGACCCCGACGCCGACGGCGTCGTCGTCGAGAACGAAGAGCTCCTGGAGACGGTCGTCGCCGTCGAGGACGATCTCGACCTCGAGTTCATCGTCTCGATGGACGAACTCGACGGCTACGACGACCGCGACGACGTCCTGACCCTCGGCGACGTCTACGCGATCGGCGAGGAGCAGTTCGACCTCGAGCGCTACGAGGAACGGATCGACGAGACCGAACTTGACGATCTGGCGAGCCTGATCTACACGAGCGGGACGACGGGCCAGCCGAAGGGAGTGCAGTTGACCCACGGGAACTTCCGGGCGAACGTCAACGGGATTCGGAAGCGCGTCGGCCCGCGGCCGGACAAGCCCGACGACGTGCCCGTGTTGGACGACGAATCGCTGGCGATGTCGTACCTGCCCCTGGCACACGTCTTCGAGCGGACGGCCGGCCACTTCGTGCTCTTCGCGAGCGGCGCTTGCGTCGCCTACGCGGAGAGTCCGGACACGCTCCAGGAGGACTTCAGCACCGTCAGTCCGACGGCGGCCACGAGCGTTCCGCGCGTCTACGAGAAGATCTACGACGGCATCCGCGAGCAGGCCAGCGAATCGGCCGCGAAAGAGCGAATCTTCGAGTGGGCGACCGACGTCGGCGTCGAGTACCAGCGGACCGACTCGCCGGGCCCGATCCTGAAAGCGAAGCAGGCGCTGGCCGACAAACTCGTCTTTTCGACGGTCCGCGAGGCGCTCGGCGGCGAAATCGAGTTCCTCATCAGCGGCGGCGGGAGCCTCTCGCCGGAGCTCTGTCGGCTCTACCACGCGATGGGGCTCCCCATCTACGAGGGGTACGGCCTGACCGAGACCGCACCGGTCGTCACGAGCAACCCGCCCGAGGCGACGAAGATCGGAACGATCGGGCCGGCGCTCGTCAACGTCGACCTGCGGGTCGACGAGAGCGTCGCCGATCAGTCGGCCTTCGACGACGACCCCGGCGATGTCGGCGAACTCCTCGTCAAGGGGCCGAACGTCACGCAGGGCTACTGGAACAAGCCCGGTGCAACCGAGGGCGCGTTTACCGAGGACGGGTGGTTCCGCACCGGCGACATCGTCCACCTCCGACCCGACGGCTACCTCGAGTTCCGCGACCGTGCGAAACAGATCATCGTCCTCTCGACCGGGAAGAACGTCGCGCCCGGTCCGATCGAGGACGCCTTCGCCGCCAGCGAGGTCGTCGAGCAGGCGATGGTCGTCGGCGACGGCGAGAAGTTCATCGGCGCGCTACTGGTCCCCAACACGAATCACGTCCGCGAGTGGGCCGAGGCCGAAGACATCGACCTCCCCGACGACCCCCAGGCGATGTGCGACGACGAGCGCGTCCGCGAGTACGTCCGGCAGGAGGTCGACCGCGCCAACGAGCACTTCGAGAAACACGAGACGATAAAGCAGTTCGAACTCGTCCCACAGGAGTTCACCGAGGAGAACGACATGCTTACCCCGACGATGAAGAAGAAGCGACGCGTCATCCTCGAGCGGTTCGAGGACCGCGTCGATCGGATCTACACGGACGCCTGA
- a CDS encoding cation:proton antiporter domain-containing protein, whose product MTGAEGGADLLLLVAAIVGLGVLSQLLSARFRVPSVLFLIVSGVAIGPEGVGALTIDSFGESGLSTIVGLSVAIIVFEGAFHLKIDKIKEAPAAVLRLTTIGAAIAFLGTAGAVRFFLGADWDIALLIGALLVATGPTVVTPILKVVPVRDRVAATLETEGIVNDVTAAILAVVLFKAMTVGEESLTTELFLQLFAERLGTGLLIGVVVAAVVWSVLQYVDLSPDNAPQNARLLTLAGAIVAFGAADYVFSEAGVAAAATAGLILGNAGLPYEEEIEAFKGDITLIVLSFVFITLAALLEFDQLFALGLGGLAVVVVVMLVLRPLLVFLTTRGDRFTVRETLFMSFVGPRGIIPASVATLFAIRLQTDAPPTNEAGADLLVGAVFLVILVTVVLEGGLARQIAEKLDVIPMRVLIIGGGRVGRSLADRLEARGENVVLIEEERAVLEELRNDGFTAREGDGTDVEVLREAGAENARTVVAATGDDDANLLVAQLAKSNFDVENVIVRANNPSNASAFENLGVETISAAESTAWAIDNRIERPALSNWMSELGRSGDVQEIEITEEDLVGKRIADVGSELPNGVLIALVSRDGTSEVPTPDVELRHGDHITLIGRTEAVREAIETCGKPV is encoded by the coding sequence ATGACCGGGGCAGAAGGCGGTGCAGATTTGCTCCTCCTGGTCGCCGCGATCGTCGGTCTCGGCGTCCTCTCGCAGCTCCTCTCGGCCCGGTTCCGCGTTCCGAGCGTCCTCTTTCTCATCGTCTCCGGGGTCGCGATCGGACCGGAAGGGGTCGGCGCATTGACCATCGACTCCTTCGGTGAGAGTGGCCTCTCGACGATCGTCGGCCTCTCCGTCGCCATCATCGTCTTCGAGGGCGCGTTCCACCTCAAGATCGACAAGATCAAAGAGGCACCGGCGGCCGTGTTACGATTGACCACAATCGGCGCGGCGATCGCGTTTCTGGGCACTGCCGGCGCGGTCCGATTTTTCCTCGGTGCCGACTGGGACATCGCGTTGTTGATCGGCGCGCTCCTGGTCGCGACGGGACCGACAGTTGTCACGCCAATCCTGAAGGTCGTTCCCGTCCGCGACCGGGTCGCAGCGACCCTCGAGACGGAGGGGATCGTCAACGACGTGACGGCGGCGATCCTCGCGGTCGTGCTGTTCAAGGCGATGACCGTCGGGGAGGAGTCGCTGACCACCGAACTCTTTCTCCAGTTGTTCGCGGAACGGCTCGGGACGGGGCTCCTCATCGGCGTCGTCGTCGCCGCGGTCGTCTGGTCGGTGCTCCAGTACGTCGATCTCTCGCCGGACAACGCACCGCAAAACGCTCGGTTGCTCACGCTCGCGGGAGCGATCGTCGCCTTCGGGGCGGCCGATTACGTCTTCTCGGAGGCGGGCGTGGCGGCCGCGGCCACGGCCGGACTGATCCTCGGGAACGCCGGTCTCCCCTACGAGGAGGAGATCGAGGCGTTCAAAGGCGATATTACGCTGATCGTCCTCTCTTTCGTCTTCATCACGCTCGCGGCACTGCTCGAGTTCGACCAGCTGTTCGCCCTCGGGCTCGGTGGCCTGGCCGTCGTCGTGGTCGTCATGCTCGTCTTGCGGCCACTCCTGGTCTTTCTGACGACCCGGGGAGACCGATTTACGGTCCGAGAGACGCTGTTCATGAGCTTCGTCGGCCCGCGAGGCATAATCCCCGCGTCGGTCGCGACCCTGTTCGCAATCCGGCTGCAGACTGATGCCCCACCGACGAACGAGGCCGGTGCGGACTTGCTCGTCGGAGCGGTCTTCCTCGTCATTCTCGTAACGGTCGTCCTCGAGGGCGGACTCGCCCGACAGATCGCGGAGAAACTCGACGTGATACCAATGCGTGTACTCATCATCGGCGGCGGCCGCGTTGGTCGTTCGCTGGCAGACCGACTGGAAGCGCGCGGTGAAAACGTAGTGCTGATCGAGGAGGAGCGTGCGGTCCTCGAGGAGCTTCGCAACGACGGGTTCACCGCCCGCGAGGGCGACGGGACCGACGTCGAAGTGTTACGTGAGGCCGGCGCGGAAAACGCCAGAACCGTCGTCGCGGCGACCGGTGACGACGACGCGAACCTCCTCGTGGCCCAGCTCGCGAAGTCGAACTTCGACGTCGAGAACGTGATCGTGCGGGCGAACAACCCGTCGAACGCGTCGGCGTTCGAGAATCTCGGCGTCGAAACTATTTCGGCGGCCGAATCGACCGCGTGGGCGATCGACAACCGGATCGAGCGGCCCGCGCTCTCGAACTGGATGTCCGAGCTCGGCCGGTCCGGCGACGTCCAGGAGATCGAGATCACCGAGGAGGACCTCGTCGGAAAGCGGATCGCCGACGTGGGCAGCGAGCTTCCCAACGGCGTCCTCATCGCGCTCGTGAGCCGGGACGGCACCAGCGAGGTGCCGACTCCCGACGTGGAACTCCGGCACGGGGATCACATCACGCTCATCGGCCGGACCGAGGCCGTTCGCGAGGCCATCGAGACGTGCGGAAAACCGGTGTAG
- a CDS encoding EamA family transporter yields the protein MVNTAILFALGALLLYGGWAVAGGVATRSLSPVNAVFLSYVASLVIVGGYVLSLRRPISGTRVDIAFALVSGAFLAAASISFYAGLARGNMAIVSAIAALYFVIPAVVGVFYFDAQLSATNVLGLALAVVAVGLVAT from the coding sequence ATGGTGAACACGGCAATCCTGTTCGCGCTCGGCGCGCTCCTCCTGTACGGTGGCTGGGCGGTAGCCGGCGGCGTCGCGACGCGGTCGCTCTCGCCCGTGAACGCCGTCTTTCTCTCCTACGTCGCGAGTCTCGTCATCGTCGGCGGCTACGTGCTCTCGCTTCGCCGCCCCATCTCCGGGACCCGCGTCGACATCGCGTTCGCGCTCGTCTCCGGAGCGTTCCTCGCGGCCGCCTCCATCAGCTTCTACGCCGGCCTCGCGCGCGGCAACATGGCGATCGTCTCGGCCATCGCCGCGCTCTACTTCGTGATTCCGGCGGTCGTCGGCGTCTTCTACTTCGACGCACAACTCAGCGCGACGAACGTCCTCGGACTGGCGCTCGCGGTGGTCGCCGTCGGCCTCGTCGCGACCTGA
- a CDS encoding DUF2391 family protein: protein MSRPDVPREETTIDDVYEQLETLEETVDTSDERTEVRRTMRLVSRLSHNARMGRVITGFTRKDKAEAFVGSVVVGLPMLVEDGVTSVGAFLATNPILLLVNVAFTVALVVGILYVADFREVQIHDPYFGRIPRRPVWVLLIAFATAVGLMTLWGRVAWDEPWVDVCQISVVFTAMAIGGSLGDILPGEAERPPTYDSETVSKRGDRTERFSE from the coding sequence ATGTCGCGGCCGGATGTCCCACGCGAAGAGACGACCATCGACGACGTCTACGAGCAACTCGAGACGCTCGAGGAGACGGTCGACACGTCGGACGAACGGACGGAGGTACGCCGGACGATGCGGCTGGTCAGTCGACTCTCGCACAACGCGAGGATGGGACGGGTCATCACCGGGTTTACCCGCAAGGACAAGGCGGAGGCGTTCGTGGGCAGCGTCGTCGTCGGTCTCCCGATGCTGGTCGAGGACGGCGTCACGAGCGTCGGTGCGTTCCTCGCGACCAATCCGATCCTGTTGCTCGTGAACGTCGCGTTCACGGTCGCGCTCGTCGTCGGCATCCTCTACGTCGCCGACTTCCGGGAGGTCCAGATTCACGACCCGTACTTCGGTCGGATTCCGCGACGGCCCGTCTGGGTGTTGCTGATCGCGTTCGCCACCGCGGTGGGGCTGATGACGCTGTGGGGACGGGTGGCGTGGGACGAGCCGTGGGTCGACGTCTGTCAGATCTCGGTCGTCTTTACGGCGATGGCGATCGGTGGATCGCTGGGAGACATCTTGCCGGGCGAAGCCGAACGCCCGCCGACGTACGACTCGGAGACCGTCTCGAAACGGGGCGATCGAACGGAACGTTTTTCCGAGTGA
- a CDS encoding aldehyde ferredoxin oxidoreductase family protein, giving the protein MNHVRGPLCSIDVGERTAETETIDDVLESYLGGRALGTKLAHDRIPFDADPLGAENRLYFATGPMQHSTMSFTGRMSATGVSPLTDGLLSSNAGGFLSRNFTGTGYSAVEITGASDELVIVHVTDDGVEFETVPELAEATVPETCEYIEDEHGLGSEHTTVIGPAGENHVRFASIMTSEERAFGRGGLGAVLGAKNVKAITFDGDSTNEVEIPPVQMEIHGEAAQAEHPMKDQGTTSVAEYANMVEALPSYYFSDLSFEGIDGISGDRVEEKKYKKGTCSSCAFACKLPTRDEESGLETEGPEYETLMAFGSNSGIDDIVDLMKSNKLCDEYGLDTISAGDTVAAYLASEDEFGNADLIHDLVEKIAHREGVGDTLAEGVDRIHDELGVENWSVKGMEFSAHDGRTLNGQGLAFATSNRGADHMYAEFYPYEYPLVDADDAFDKAGLEGKPPKVVELENINAIKDSAVLCKFSRDFVTEERIETLLDADYDDLLSLGGEVVAMERHFNNQRGFDRGDDSLPYEVPGFEQGLDEYYAERGWNDDGTVPESQFEGGNAAPADD; this is encoded by the coding sequence ATGAACCACGTACGGGGACCGCTGTGTTCGATCGATGTCGGGGAGCGAACGGCCGAGACCGAGACCATCGACGATGTCCTCGAGTCGTACCTGGGAGGACGGGCGCTCGGAACGAAGCTCGCCCACGACCGAATCCCGTTCGACGCCGATCCGCTGGGCGCGGAGAACCGGCTGTACTTCGCGACGGGGCCGATGCAGCACTCGACGATGAGTTTCACCGGCCGGATGTCGGCGACCGGCGTCTCGCCGCTCACCGACGGACTGCTGTCCTCGAACGCGGGCGGGTTCCTCTCGCGGAACTTCACCGGCACGGGCTACAGCGCCGTCGAGATCACCGGTGCCAGCGACGAGCTCGTGATCGTCCACGTCACCGACGACGGCGTCGAGTTCGAGACCGTCCCGGAACTCGCGGAGGCGACCGTTCCCGAGACCTGCGAGTACATCGAGGACGAACACGGTCTCGGTTCGGAGCACACCACCGTCATCGGCCCGGCCGGCGAGAACCACGTTCGGTTCGCCTCGATCATGACCTCCGAGGAGCGGGCCTTCGGCCGCGGCGGGCTCGGTGCCGTCCTCGGCGCGAAGAACGTCAAGGCGATTACCTTCGACGGCGACTCGACCAACGAGGTCGAGATCCCGCCCGTGCAGATGGAGATCCACGGCGAGGCCGCCCAGGCCGAACACCCCATGAAGGATCAGGGGACGACCTCGGTCGCGGAGTACGCGAACATGGTCGAAGCCCTGCCGAGCTACTACTTCTCGGACCTGTCCTTCGAGGGGATCGACGGGATCAGCGGCGACCGCGTCGAGGAGAAGAAGTACAAGAAGGGAACCTGCTCCTCGTGTGCCTTCGCCTGCAAGCTGCCGACTCGAGACGAGGAGTCCGGCCTCGAGACCGAGGGGCCCGAGTACGAGACGCTCATGGCTTTCGGGTCGAACTCCGGCATCGACGACATCGTCGACCTGATGAAGTCGAACAAGCTCTGTGACGAGTACGGGCTGGACACCATCTCGGCGGGCGACACCGTCGCGGCCTACCTCGCCAGCGAGGACGAGTTCGGCAACGCCGACCTGATCCACGACCTCGTCGAGAAGATCGCCCACCGGGAGGGCGTCGGCGACACGCTCGCGGAGGGCGTCGACCGCATCCACGACGAGCTCGGCGTCGAGAACTGGTCGGTCAAGGGCATGGAGTTCTCCGCCCACGACGGCCGCACGCTCAACGGGCAGGGGCTTGCCTTCGCCACCTCGAACCGCGGTGCCGACCACATGTACGCCGAGTTCTACCCCTACGAGTACCCGCTCGTCGACGCCGACGACGCCTTCGACAAGGCGGGTCTCGAGGGGAAACCGCCGAAGGTCGTCGAACTCGAGAACATCAACGCGATCAAGGACAGCGCCGTCCTCTGTAAATTCTCGCGCGACTTCGTGACCGAAGAACGCATCGAGACGTTGCTCGACGCCGACTACGACGACCTCCTCTCGCTCGGCGGCGAGGTCGTCGCGATGGAGCGCCACTTCAACAACCAGCGCGGCTTCGACCGCGGCGACGACAGCCTCCCCTACGAGGTCCCCGGCTTCGAGCAGGGCCTCGACGAGTACTACGCCGAGCGCGGCTGGAACGACGACGGAACGGTTCCCGAGTCGCAGTTCGAGGGCGGCAACGCCGCACCGGCCGACGACTGA
- a CDS encoding TraB/GumN family protein — MSDHGTITLVPSVHFSPTHRRRVRNTIREAAPDLVAVELDESRFERLERVADPDLDDLFRDLSPPTAVAYATLRAIQRTVVRLYGLDPEQTDMEAAIETAAERDTDVALIDDPIDETLAALSSRLGPMTIPKTMLRMQSMGPEAYADQVELLATPFEEISSGDDVQPAIDHLRRVVPDVATVMIDRRDRSMAARLHALCRDGHDVVAVIGAGHHNGVRRRLDDLEANDENRDPTVTVPIRSPERTVTRIPID; from the coding sequence ATGTCCGATCACGGCACCATCACCCTCGTCCCCAGCGTTCACTTCTCGCCGACGCACCGACGCCGCGTCCGGAACACGATTCGCGAGGCCGCACCCGATCTCGTCGCCGTCGAACTCGACGAGTCTCGCTTCGAGCGCCTCGAGCGGGTCGCCGACCCGGATCTCGACGATCTGTTCCGTGACCTGTCGCCGCCGACCGCAGTCGCCTACGCCACGCTGCGGGCGATCCAGCGAACGGTCGTTCGGCTGTACGGGCTCGACCCCGAGCAGACGGACATGGAAGCGGCTATCGAAACCGCCGCCGAGCGGGACACCGACGTCGCGCTCATCGACGACCCGATCGACGAGACGCTGGCCGCGCTCTCGAGTCGCCTCGGGCCGATGACGATTCCGAAAACCATGCTCCGGATGCAGTCGATGGGACCCGAGGCGTACGCCGATCAGGTCGAACTGCTGGCGACGCCGTTCGAAGAGATCTCGAGCGGCGACGACGTGCAACCGGCGATCGACCACCTCCGGCGGGTAGTTCCCGACGTCGCGACGGTGATGATCGACCGACGCGACCGATCCATGGCGGCGCGACTCCACGCGCTCTGCCGCGACGGTCACGACGTGGTCGCGGTCATCGGTGCGGGCCACCACAACGGCGTCCGGCGACGGCTCGACGACCTCGAGGCGAACGACGAAAATCGGGATCCGACGGTTACTGTTCCGATCAGGTCGCCTGAACGGACGGTGACCCGGATTCCGATCGATTGA
- a CDS encoding thiolase family protein, producing the protein MSQTPVVVKAVRTPQGKEDGVYADVRSEDLSVPLIDEILAETGLSGDEIDDLMWGCAQQREEQDNNLARVIALLSELGESVPATTINRWCASSMQSVISASDAIAAGNRDAIIAGGVESMSRVAMGESYGHIHPKIADLYDLGDLQMGMTAEKVAEEYGVSREEQDEYAARSQQRATEATESGRFDDEIVPIETEDGTVEEDEGIRPGTTPEKLAELPTVFKEDGTVTPGNASQISDGAAALLVTSEAFAEEHDLEIMAEIGQNNVAGVDPTVMGIGPVPATKGLLERNGRDIDEYDLVELNEAFASQSIYSRDELGIDPEIFNVNGGAIALGHPLGASGARLPVTLINELQKRGGGLGLATLCVGFGQGAAIEFDVN; encoded by the coding sequence CAAGGCAGTACGGACGCCACAGGGGAAAGAAGACGGCGTGTACGCCGACGTTCGCAGCGAGGATCTCTCGGTGCCGCTGATCGACGAGATTCTGGCCGAAACCGGCCTCTCCGGCGACGAGATCGACGACCTGATGTGGGGCTGTGCCCAGCAGCGCGAGGAGCAGGACAACAACCTCGCCCGCGTCATCGCCCTGCTCTCGGAACTCGGCGAGTCGGTGCCGGCGACGACGATCAACCGCTGGTGTGCCTCCTCGATGCAGTCGGTCATCTCCGCCTCCGACGCCATCGCGGCCGGCAACCGCGACGCCATCATCGCCGGCGGCGTCGAGAGCATGAGCCGCGTCGCGATGGGCGAGAGCTACGGCCACATCCACCCGAAGATCGCCGACCTGTACGACCTCGGCGACCTCCAGATGGGGATGACCGCCGAGAAAGTCGCCGAAGAGTACGGCGTCAGCCGCGAGGAACAGGACGAGTACGCCGCGCGCAGCCAGCAGCGGGCCACCGAAGCGACCGAGTCGGGCCGCTTCGACGACGAGATTGTCCCGATCGAAACCGAGGACGGCACCGTCGAGGAAGACGAGGGCATTCGTCCGGGCACGACCCCCGAGAAACTCGCCGAACTCCCGACCGTCTTCAAAGAGGACGGCACCGTCACGCCCGGTAACGCCTCCCAGATCTCCGACGGGGCCGCCGCCCTGCTCGTCACGAGCGAGGCCTTCGCCGAGGAACACGACCTCGAGATCATGGCCGAAATCGGCCAGAACAACGTCGCCGGCGTCGACCCGACCGTCATGGGAATCGGTCCGGTTCCGGCGACGAAGGGGCTGCTCGAGCGCAACGGCCGCGACATCGACGAGTACGATCTGGTCGAGCTCAACGAGGCCTTCGCGAGCCAGTCGATCTACTCGCGGGACGAACTCGGCATCGACCCCGAGATCTTCAACGTCAACGGCGGCGCGATCGCGCTCGGTCACCCGCTGGGTGCCTCGGGCGCTCGTCTGCCGGTGACGCTAATCAACGAGCTTCAGAAGCGCGGCGGTGGCCTCGGGCTGGCGACGCTCTGCGTCGGCTTCGGCCAGGGTGCGGCGATCGAGTTCGACGTCAACTGA